One stretch of Caldinitratiruptor microaerophilus DNA includes these proteins:
- a CDS encoding carbohydrate ABC transporter permease produces MAGQRGRWLAYVSLAALVLVVGFPIYWMVVTSFKTRAQIGNLNAMFWPEPFVLDNYVNLVRNFPFLTWFKNSFIVALTSTLIATAVGTVGAYALARLRFLGRHFVAFSVLVAYLVPPTILFIPLYRVIKDLGLSNSLAGLIAAYPSFTVPLSTWLLVGFFRSIPAELEEAALIDGATRWQALTRVVLPLSKPGLVAAALFAFTNSWNEFLYALVFISDTRTHPLTVGLTNLILGDVYLWGELMAAAVLGTIPVVVLYIYLQKYVVAGLTAGAVKG; encoded by the coding sequence ATGGCGGGTCAGCGCGGGCGGTGGTTGGCCTACGTCTCCCTGGCGGCGCTCGTGCTGGTGGTCGGGTTCCCGATCTACTGGATGGTCGTGACGTCCTTCAAGACCCGGGCCCAGATCGGCAACCTGAACGCGATGTTCTGGCCGGAGCCCTTCGTGCTCGACAACTACGTCAACCTGGTGCGGAACTTCCCCTTCCTGACCTGGTTCAAGAACAGCTTCATCGTGGCGCTGACGAGCACGCTCATCGCCACGGCGGTGGGGACCGTCGGTGCCTACGCCCTGGCCCGGCTCCGGTTCCTGGGGCGCCACTTCGTCGCCTTCAGCGTGCTGGTCGCCTACCTCGTGCCGCCCACCATCCTCTTCATCCCCCTGTACCGCGTGATCAAGGACCTGGGGCTCTCCAATTCCCTCGCGGGGCTGATCGCCGCCTACCCGAGCTTCACGGTCCCCCTCAGCACCTGGCTCCTGGTCGGCTTCTTCCGGTCGATCCCGGCCGAGCTGGAGGAAGCGGCCCTGATCGATGGCGCCACCCGCTGGCAAGCCCTCACGCGGGTGGTGCTGCCGCTTTCCAAGCCCGGGCTGGTCGCCGCCGCCCTGTTCGCCTTCACGAACTCCTGGAACGAGTTCCTGTACGCCCTCGTCTTCATCTCGGACACCCGCACCCACCCGCTCACGGTGGGACTGACGAACCTCATCCTGGGCGACGTGTACCTCTGGGGCGAGCTGATGGCCGCCGCCGTGCTCGGCACGATCCCCGTGGTCGTGCTCTACATTTACCTCCAGAAGTACGTGGTAGCAGGGCTCACGGCCGGCGCGGTGAAAGGGTAA